Proteins from a genomic interval of Treponema succinifaciens DSM 2489:
- the nusG gene encoding transcription termination/antitermination protein NusG — protein MARSWYILQTYSGYEQKIQRTLATMLTEQKLDSNIVFQVKVPMEEVVEISNGKKHVRNNLILPGYIMIEMDLPQIGWKNTCSLIRRVQGVTGFVGVKPSEKPRPISTDEAKNILQMAGELKGEKQVRIKQNFEVGETVKITEGPFATFSGAIEDINTEKNKLRVNVQIFGRATPVEVDVLQVEKI, from the coding sequence ATGGCAAGAAGCTGGTATATTCTTCAGACTTATTCGGGATACGAACAAAAAATTCAAAGAACATTGGCAACCATGCTCACTGAGCAGAAACTTGATTCGAATATTGTTTTTCAAGTAAAAGTTCCAATGGAAGAAGTTGTTGAAATTTCAAATGGAAAAAAACACGTCCGCAATAATTTGATTCTTCCTGGCTACATTATGATTGAAATGGATCTTCCGCAGATTGGCTGGAAGAATACCTGCTCTTTAATCCGTCGTGTTCAGGGTGTAACTGGTTTTGTTGGCGTTAAGCCTTCTGAAAAGCCACGCCCAATTTCCACAGATGAAGCAAAAAACATCTTGCAGATGGCTGGCGAGCTTAAAGGTGAAAAGCAGGTTCGCATTAAGCAGAATTTTGAAGTTGGCGAGACTGTAAAAATCACAGAAGGTCCTTTTGCGACTTTCAGCGGTGCTATCGAAGATATAAATACAGAAAAGAACAAGCTCCGTGTTAATGTTCAGATTTTTGGAAGAGCAACTCCTGTAGAAGTTGATGTTCTTCAAGTTGAAAAAATATAG
- the rplA gene encoding 50S ribosomal protein L1: MKHGKKYRESLKKYDPAKAYGISEACQLVKDLHYVKFDETVELSVSLKLEKNQTVRDTLVFPHQFTAEKRVLVFCKDDRVKEALDAGATYAGTEYIEKVKGGWLDFDVAVATPDMMKDVGRLGMVLGRKGLMPNPKTGTVTPNIAQAVAELKKGRTEFRADKTGVVHIPVGKVSMDSKDTAENVKVFLTELERKKPADAKVGFVRSVSISSSMGPGVWIDFKEAE; encoded by the coding sequence ATGAAGCACGGAAAGAAATACCGCGAATCATTGAAGAAGTATGATCCGGCAAAGGCTTATGGAATTTCAGAAGCTTGCCAGCTTGTAAAAGATCTTCACTATGTAAAGTTCGATGAGACAGTTGAGCTTTCAGTTTCCCTTAAGCTGGAAAAAAACCAGACTGTACGTGATACTCTTGTATTCCCGCATCAGTTTACTGCTGAAAAGCGCGTTCTTGTTTTCTGTAAAGATGACCGTGTAAAAGAAGCTCTTGATGCAGGTGCAACTTACGCAGGTACAGAGTACATTGAAAAAGTAAAGGGCGGATGGCTTGATTTTGATGTTGCAGTTGCTACTCCAGACATGATGAAAGACGTTGGTCGTCTTGGTATGGTTTTGGGACGCAAAGGTCTTATGCCAAACCCTAAGACAGGAACTGTAACACCAAACATTGCGCAGGCTGTTGCTGAGCTCAAAAAGGGACGCACAGAATTCCGCGCAGACAAGACAGGTGTTGTTCATATTCCTGTTGGAAAAGTTTCCATGGATTCAAAGGACACTGCTGAAAACGTAAAAGTTTTCCTCACAGAACTTGAGCGCAAAAAGCCGGCTGATGCAAAAGTAGGATTTGTACGCTCTGTTTCAATCAGCTCTTCAATGGGACCTGGTGTTTGGATTGACTTTAAGGAGGCAGAATAA
- the secE gene encoding preprotein translocase subunit SecE produces the protein MKKIFQFFKECAGELRKVTWPTRSDVLSSTKVVFISTIIVALILGFLDWLFTEGLRLVF, from the coding sequence ATGAAAAAGATTTTTCAGTTTTTTAAAGAATGTGCCGGAGAGCTTAGAAAAGTAACTTGGCCTACACGCAGCGACGTTCTTTCTTCTACAAAGGTTGTTTTCATCTCTACAATTATTGTCGCATTGATTCTTGGCTTTCTTGACTGGTTGTTTACAGAAGGCCTACGCCTCGTATTCTAG
- the rplK gene encoding 50S ribosomal protein L11, which yields MATKKVTAVIKLQCPAGAATPAPPIGPALGPHGVSAPKFVQEFNDRTKSMEKGLIIPVVITVYQDKSYTFILKTPPAAVLIKKAVGIQKGSGNPLRNKVGKLSKASLEEIAKQKLPDLNANDIEAAKKIIAGTARSMGVEVEAE from the coding sequence ATGGCCACAAAAAAGGTTACAGCTGTCATTAAACTTCAGTGCCCTGCCGGCGCTGCTACACCAGCTCCACCTATTGGACCGGCTCTTGGACCTCATGGAGTTTCTGCGCCTAAGTTCGTTCAGGAATTCAATGACCGCACAAAGAGCATGGAGAAGGGACTTATTATCCCTGTAGTCATCACTGTCTATCAGGACAAATCTTACACATTTATTCTCAAGACTCCTCCTGCAGCTGTTCTTATTAAAAAGGCTGTTGGAATCCAGAAAGGTTCTGGAAATCCGCTTCGCAACAAAGTTGGAAAACTTTCAAAAGCGTCCCTTGAAGAAATTGCAAAACAGAAACTTCCTGATCTTAACGCAAACGACATTGAGGCTGCTAAGAAAATCATCGCTGGTACTGCTCGCAGTATGGGCGTAGAAGTGGAGGCTGAATAA
- the rplJ gene encoding 50S ribosomal protein L10, with protein MAILAKKIQPSKAQAIEEAKKVLSEYKDFIFVEYRGLTVEQISKLRHSLREKNSQFKVIKNNFARVAFDEMKNDAVAQYLSGPTAIAMIKEEANESAKVLFDFAKETPALVVKGAWVEDELYDAAKIEAFAKLPGKKQLIAMLMSAINGPARKLAGTLQAYVEKLEKEGPASAAPKAEEAAPAAEAPAAEAAPAPAAE; from the coding sequence ATGGCTATTTTGGCAAAAAAGATTCAGCCTAGCAAAGCACAGGCTATTGAAGAAGCAAAGAAAGTTCTTAGTGAATATAAAGATTTTATCTTTGTTGAATACAGAGGACTTACTGTTGAGCAGATTTCAAAGCTCCGCCATTCTTTGCGTGAAAAGAATTCACAGTTCAAGGTTATCAAGAATAACTTTGCGCGTGTAGCTTTTGACGAAATGAAGAATGATGCAGTTGCTCAGTATCTTTCTGGACCAACGGCCATTGCCATGATTAAGGAAGAGGCTAACGAGTCTGCAAAAGTTTTGTTTGACTTTGCGAAAGAAACTCCAGCTCTCGTTGTAAAAGGCGCTTGGGTAGAAGACGAGCTTTATGATGCTGCAAAAATCGAGGCGTTTGCAAAACTCCCTGGAAAGAAACAGCTCATCGCAATGCTTATGTCTGCAATCAATGGACCTGCAAGAAAACTTGCTGGAACATTGCAAGCATATGTTGAAAAACTGGAAAAAGAAGGTCCGGCTTCTGCAGCTCCAAAGGCGGAAGAGGCAGCTCCTGCGGCAGAGGCTCCAGCAGCCGAAGCAGCTCCAGCTCCAGCAGCTGAGTAA